TATCTTTTGTGATTTTTTCCATTGAGTTAGCCTCTGTATCGTGATCAAATTTCGCGTTTTCTATGCGTTCATCTAGCCGTTTACATTTACTATACGCTTCGCTTAGAGCGTCCTTGACACTAGTAGAGTCAACATCGCAGGATACAAAATTACTCGACAATGTAGCCAAATCCTTATTTGCAAATCGATTAGTTACAGTTATAACTCCACTCAAGGCCATTTCTAAGGGGGGGTAACTAGGGTGCGGCGAAAGCATCAGGCTTAACCCAATATCATATTGACTTAACGTATTCCAATATACATTTTCGTCCATCTTGCCAATACTCTTTATAGTCCGACGCCCAAATACAACATCGTCGTGAGCTTGCCCTGCGGTATAAATGTCAATGTCTGGATTTTCCTCATTCAACAAATCAATAAGCCTTTGCATCCCGGTATTAAATAAATTTCTAGGTCGTTTCGGTCGAGCATAAAAAAATAACTTAGGTGTGGCATTTATTTTTGTTGGTAAAGTCAGCTGCTGAGATTGTATATGTGGCTTAAGAACAAAATAGGTATCAAAATTGAGTAGATTTTGGTTAGCAAAGTAATCTTTCAAAAACGTAGAATTAAATACAGGAATGTAATTTCCTTTAGTATAACTAGTTAATGTATCTGCATAATCATCTGACCATTGTGAAAATCCAGGTTCGAAGTCCTGGATAAAATAAATGTAAGACTTATGAGTAAACTCATTATTCTCTATCAATGAACGAATAGCTTTAGCTGTATACCAAATAGTTGCAATAAAAACTTCACCTAAAGAGGGAGAACTTTTTTTATACTCAGCTATGGTTAAAATGTCCAAGACTGAAATAGACATATCCAACTTTTCAGCTAGGTATTCACTTGCTTCTAATTTCTCTGCTTTAGATAAAAAGTTATCAAATGTTGTTATTTTCACTTTACAGTGGTTAATTTGTAACTCTTTTAGAAATAAAAGGGCAGTATATATGCCTCCAAATATACTTTCTTTTTTACGGTAGGAAGGAATATATTATAAGTTATTTCATCACCATTAAAGTTAAAAAAATAGATTTTTCAGAAGCTAAAATTTTGCCTAAAGTATTCCCTTTATTGTAATAATTTCTAATAAACGGCATTTTTTTGATTGTAGTTTTAATAACATTGAGCATTAGAACTTCATCTCCATATAACATGGAACACAATTTGAACTTAAATTATACACATTTAATTCAGTAAAAAACGAATATGGTTACTAGTTGCCACTCTTGTAACCCCATCCCACGTTTCGATTTTAATTCTACTACGCAAATAGCAAGTTTGATCATCTTCACCCATTTGATTGATGGGAATGAGTGCTGTGGCAGCATCTGAAAATGCAGGCACACTAATTGACTCAAGTGCCTCAGGTTTACCCGTTACACAATTTGTGATCAACTCCACATCCATTGGCAAACCAATATATTCTTTTTCTCGTGCAAGTAAGACTTGAATTAAAGCTATATTTCCTTGTTGAACGGCACCTGATTCACCAGGAGATAAACTAAGGTTATTTTCCGATACTTCAGCCACCAATTTAAATTGAGATAAAAACTGACCATGACTTGCCCAAAAAGTCCCTTTTTTAAGTGCCAACATTAATCCTACATAGGTTCTTTCAGGGGCGGAAATATGTATTCTTGAGAAGCCACAAGGAGGGTAATCCATTTCTTCATTATGATAATCAGAAGAGGCAATTGCTCCCCAAACATCATATCCTGCATCTAGCAATTGATCTAATGTACCACCAACGTTTGCGACAACAGGATCCCATCGGTGAATAGGCTTAAATTTATTTTGATAACTGCCAATATCTGCTGATTTTTGATGGCCAGGTGCACCACTTAAGCCAATTAGTAACTGATTATTTTCATTCCATTTTAACCAATCTAGTTTGTTTTCATTCTCTGACTTATCTTTTCTGGATGGATGATTATAGATACCAAGTACATCCATGCCCGTTACATTCTGCTTACTCAAAAAACTGAATAGGGTTTCGTCTGTTAATGGCTGTTTTTTATTATCAATTAACTCTCTAAGTTGTGGGAATATAAAACTTTCTTTTTCAGGGCTAAACAAGACATTGACATGCTCTCGGCCTTTATATGAGGGGGGATTTAATTCAGCCCCACTTAAGACCATTATATTTGGCTCTAGCAGCCGAGCTTTCTTAATGTCTAATAACTGATTTTGACTAATAGCTCGTTTCGAATCAGTATGGTCTGTGATTGCCACAGCATCACAACCATTATCATTAGCCAATTTGACTAAACTTTCAATATTGAGATTTCCATCAGAATATTGACTATGAGTATGATGGTCGAAAATAATATTTGTTTCATTTGCGGCCCAGGCAATTTTCAGTTCATGATCCTTAGATAAATTTAGCCCATTGGTTACAATAAATAATACCGCACCAGCTCCAGATACCAATAAAATAGTCAAACCAATAAGTTTTTTATTCATTCCTGTTGTTTGTTTCACAATTGCATCGGTAGGCTGCACAACATCCTTACTGATGAAAGGCGTCCCCACTGCCCCCGCTTTTATAAGAATAATACTTTGGGCTAATATTATAGCCCCGCTAACTCCAAGTAACAGTAAAGAATAGGCTATAGCCCAGCGCATTATGAGTTCAGTTTCCGCTAACAATTCGGTGCGACTGCCGCCAATTAGGAAGTCTACCCCAGAGAATGTATAGCCATATTTAACAAATGAACCAATTAAACCATTTTTCAGTAATAACCAACTAATTGGTATAGACAGACAAAATACTAAAATAGCCAATAGAACTGAACTCACTCTTTTTCTATTACCGGCATAAATAATTTGAGCTATTGTGGCAGTTGTAAGAATAACCAGTCCATACAAATAACCGCCCCCCCCAATTCCCCAAGCTCCTTCTCGGGCAATAAGTTCATTTAAGTTATCAGTGGATGAATAATCAAAACTGATGAGTTTACATAGAAAAAACCAAGGTAAAAGTAGCAGTAAACTTTTGCACAACTCAGTAATTAATCGGAGAAGTGAGGGAGATGTTTGTAACTTATAAATAAATGAAATAAATAAAGTCAAAAAATAAAAGAAAGGTCCGGTCAAAGCAGCAAAACGGATGAAGGGTTCTACGATCTGCGAAACATTTTTTACATTCTGCTCCCCAAAAAATATGACAAGCTGATAACCAAACTCGCCGAATATGCGAAGCCCGGTTAATTGGTAAGTAATATTAGAAGAGCCGTTAATATCAGCAATACTTTCCCGTGTCACAGCCAACATTAATAATAAAAAAGTGAACAAACTTAAGTAAGCACAATAGACAGGCAATTTCAGATTTGAAATAGTATTAACACTATGGCCTTTAGCGATCCAAACAATCCCACTAACAGCCACAAACCCAGCCAAAAACAAACAAGCATATTCTGCCAAACCTCCACCATTGTTATATAACTCGGCAATGTTATAGGGCAATTGAGGTAAACTCATAAATACAAATTGTGCTAGTACCGCCATCAACAAACAAATAAAAAAGTATTTAATTCGTGTATCTTTTGCATTTAACCAAAGCCCAGCGCTCTGCTGCTTGTTAATTATTTGAGCTGCGAATAACGGATCCAGCATATTTACTTTCCAGGCGAGCCAGGCCATAACCAATACCACTAGGATTTCAGTTATATCCGGTGTAGCCCCTTTTATCTGAGTTTGTATTACTTCTAAAACAAAGACTATCAAGGATAGTGATAACACACTACGTAAGCGATTTTTTGATGCTTTATTCGCTAAATAAAAATATAAAAAATAGAATAAGCTTTTCTCTAATAACGCAAAAATATTGACCAATGTATTGCCGCTTAATGCTGGTTTAAATGGAGTCCAGTTAAAGGAAACACTTGCTCTATATTCCAAACTCCCTAAAGCGTTGAACACTATAAAAGCTAGAATCATGAAGATAAACGCATCTAATTGAAGAGAATGGCGAGTAACAACAAACAAAAGAAAAGCCATGATAACGCCGATAAATACGTGTACATCGATCCCACTATCCACAATACCAATTTGCAACATAACCAATGAAATTAGGACACCAGCTAGTTTTAACAAATTCATTTGCAACAAAGAAGCACGCTGCATTAAATTCAATAATATAAAATAAAACAGGCTTTCTTTTATTACGGCTAAAAAACTAATATCAGAAAAAAAGACTAAACCTTTGATGTTTTCTTTAATAAAACCTATGTCAAAAGTAGGAATAAATGGCTGTAAATCCACCAGAATCAAACACCCAGCTAATAGTAAAAAAATATCTCTATTCCACTTATTTTTAATATCACTGAAAAAATTCAGTTTAAAAGCGCTAAAAGTAAATACTCCCAAAATACTGCCAATAAGATTCCAAATTGCATCCCCACCATAAGGTATTCTTGAAGGTGTCCACAACTGGCATATTTGAATCGAATAAGCGAAGATAAAAGACATTAGACATAGAATAATAAGTGTCTTTATTGAACGAGCAGAATAATAAAAACGTAAGGCTAGACCAAAAGGAATAAATAACAAAACATTGGCAAAACCATCTGAAATACCGCTGTTTAAAAAATTGAAGTTGAATAACTTATCAAGTCTTAGAGAAAAATCACTTGGAGTAAAAAACTCAAGTGGATATAAAGATCCATAAACAATTAATAACGCTAAGATTAACAAAAGTCGCATATGTGTACTTACTCATCCAATCCATAAAAAGTAATCAGGCTCTAGCGCCTTAGAAGGGCTTAGTGCAATTAGCGAAAGCTATATTGTGCTTTCCTTAGTAGCGTTTTTTCTTATTATCCACAAAGAGAAAACTATCATGATGAACGGCAGTGGCCACTTCAGCCAATAGACGATCTTTTCGAAGTAATACTTTTTGGTAATAAAATGTTTGACACCGTTCCAACTAGCAAATTCTTGTCGATATGCATTTTGAAAAAAGACAAAATCCCAACTTTTGTAACCTGCATCCAAATATAATTTAGCTGTGTCATCAACGTTTTTTACCATTTCATCTACTGAGTATGGGATTACCACACCAAAATCTGCATCCAAAATATATTCGTCATCATTTTTGAAATGGGCTACCACCACCACATGCCCAGGAAAGGTGAGTATTTGATTGCGAATATTTTGTTTATCTAATAGTTGTGAAAGGATCATAGATGCATCACCACAAATACCAATCCCTCGCTTTAAACTGCGTTCATAATTAGCAAAATGATAACGTTCAAATTCAGGAATACCGGAAAACTTTCCCATAAAATATAAGAAATAATTTTCCCAAATGGGTATCAGTTGATTAAATTGATCTGCTGGAAATTTTAACCATGAAACATGGGAAACCCCTTGGGAAATAACCTGGGTGACTCTTTTTGCATATTCAAGATCCGTCTCATTCGCCTTTTTAATCACCTCTGTTACCGATTTTTCAAAGGGTAAGGGTTGATCATTTGGAAATCGTAAGTACTCGTTATCAAAATTGTCTACACGAATATTTTGAGTCAATCCATACAGATTGACCAGCGTAAGAAATATCCCTAAGACTAGTAATCCCTGAAAAAATAATTTGATGGCTTTCACCTAATTCACAACCTCTTGTTGATTATCTAAAAAAAACCACATATCAAAACTGAGCAAACAATTCTTTGGCTTTTATCACCAAAGCTTTCCAATCCAAAGATTCTACAACATGCACTCGGCCTCTTTTACCCATGGCCAGTAGTTTTGACTCGTCAACTAATAATCTTGAAACAGATTCGGCAATAAAAGACGTTTGGGTGGCATCTACAATCACTCCTGTTTCACCAATTAACATGGTTTCTTTAGTGCCACCTGAATCTCCAGCTATAACCGCTTTACCACAAGATTGCGCTTCCACTAAGACCATACCAAAACCTTCAATATCATTATCAATAGTACGGTTAGGCAAAATGAATAAATCACACTGTTGGTAACAAGCCAGCATATCCTTGTCCGATATCTCAGAAAAAAACTGTACATGTTGTTGTAGATTTAATTCTTCAACTAATTTGACTAACTCTTCTTTTTGCTCCCCACCACCAATAATTGCATAGTGGAAGTTAGAAATTTTAGTTAAGATTTCAGGCACAGCTTTGATCATCATATCTTGCCCCTTACGGGCTTGCAGGCGACCGACTGTCAGTGCCACCTTCTTCCCTGTCCAGCCAAGAGAAGCCAAAACTGTTTCATCTTTATTATTCGGCACAAAGACTTCGCTATCAACCCCTGGGTGAAGAACAACTGTTTTTGCCGCTGCTTTTTCACCAAACTTAGCCACTATATTGGCACTATTTTGGCTGTTACAAATAATCTTTTTTGCACGCTTAATGACTTGCCCACAAATAAAATATTGCTCTCTGCTACTTTGCGCAGTTTCTAAGTCTTCACCATGCACATAACAAGCATATGGAATTCCGGTAAATATATTCAGCAACCAAGCGATCACCCCTTCAGGTAAGACCCTGCCACAATGTAATTGAGTAATTTTATTTTGTTTTATGAATGTACGTATACGCCAAGCACTTTTGATATAGAACTTCAGTCCAATAAGACTTACGAATCCCCATTCTGTAGATGTTAGGTTATCGCGATCTATTTTAATTGACGCCTGAGTATCAAATTCACTAGAGGACGGATCATTACCAGCCAATATTTGATATTGCCCTTCCGGTAATCGAGAGTACAGCTCCCAGAACCAACGGCCACTGCCACCTGATTTTGGCGGAAAATTTTCAGTAATTAATAATGTTTTCACAATACTTCCAATAAGATTAATCAATCATCGATTACATTTCACGATGCACTAAAAAATAAACAACAACCTATACACTATTGCAACAATAAAACAGCGAAACATCAATGTATTAACTGATAATTAAAAATAAATATTTATAGAACTAAACCATCGTGTCTATACTGAATGGCTTACTCACCAGCTAGAGAGTTAAATCAACCTCTCTGACCAAAAAACAATACTATTCATTCTACCTCTATTTCCTATATCCTTAGAGAAATAACTTTGATTACAAAGAAGAACCAGTTATTTTTCTTCAAGACAAAACAGGTTACCTAAACAATAATGCATATTTTGATACTGGCACAACGAGTGCCTTTTCCACCAAATAAAGGTGAAAAATTAAGAACATTTCATCAGCTTGAATATTTGAACCGCCAAGGTTTTACTATTAGCTTAATGGCGCCTTATGAAGATGAGAATGAGCTTGTATATTTTGATCAGCTTAAAAAGCAGTATTGTGAACATGTTACTACCTATAAACTTAATCCAAAATTTTTATCTCTGCCTGTGGGATTTATAAAAAACCAACCTTTAAGTGTGGCTAATTTCTACCACAAGGCTCTTCAAAATAAACTTGACGCGCTTATTAGTGAGATAACTTTTGACACAATTTTGTGTTCAGCTTCTAGTCTTGCTGAGTATGTATTTTGCAGCAGTTCATTAAGTAAACTTAAGAAAAAACCTCGATTAATCATGGACTTTATGGATTTAGATTCTGATAAGTGGCGACAATACGCTGAAAAAAGCAGTTTTCCTATGTCTTATATTTATTCTAGGGAACAAAAGTTACTTAGCCAATTTGAGAAGAAAATTGCCGATACCTTTGATGATTGCTTTTTTATTACTCAAGCAGAAATTGATTTATTCAAGCAAGTACATTCCGGATTAAATAATATTCATGCCATAGAAAATGGTCTAGATCGCACTATGTTTTTTCCACCGGAAAACAATAGACAGGTTAACCAACCTATTTTCCTATTTGCAGGTGTGATGGATTATCCACCTAATATTGATGCTGTGACTTGGTTTGTTTCCAATATATGGCAAGACATACTAAAAGCTTGGCCAGAGGCAAAATTTTTTATTGCAGGGATGAATCCTACAGAAAAAATACAACAGTTAACAAAACATAAAGGTATAGAAGTAACTGGTTTTGTAGAAGACATAAAGCCCTACTTCGACCAAGCCAATATATTCGTCGCCCCTTTTAGAATTGCCCGTGGTGTCCAAAATAAAATTCTACAAGCTTTTGCTTGCGGACTACCTGTTGTTGCAACGTCAATGGGTGCAGAGGGAGTCCGTTACCATGCTGATGAGGATATTCTGTTAGCAGATACACCTAGAGAATATATAGAAAAAATATCTTTGTTAATGAGAGACAAAGAGCTTTACGATAAGTTAAGTAAAAACGCCTTAGACAACATCAAAAATAACTATAGTTGGGACAGTAAACTCGCTCCTTTAAAACGACTTGTCGCCCCAGCCAATTAGATACAATCTGATAGAATATAGAGAAC
The sequence above is a segment of the Paraglaciecola sp. L3A3 genome. Coding sequences within it:
- a CDS encoding glycosyltransferase family 4 protein, with the protein product MKTLLITENFPPKSGGSGRWFWELYSRLPEGQYQILAGNDPSSSEFDTQASIKIDRDNLTSTEWGFVSLIGLKFYIKSAWRIRTFIKQNKITQLHCGRVLPEGVIAWLLNIFTGIPYACYVHGEDLETAQSSREQYFICGQVIKRAKKIICNSQNSANIVAKFGEKAAAKTVVLHPGVDSEVFVPNNKDETVLASLGWTGKKVALTVGRLQARKGQDMMIKAVPEILTKISNFHYAIIGGGEQKEELVKLVEELNLQQHVQFFSEISDKDMLACYQQCDLFILPNRTIDNDIEGFGMVLVEAQSCGKAVIAGDSGGTKETMLIGETGVIVDATQTSFIAESVSRLLVDESKLLAMGKRGRVHVVESLDWKALVIKAKELFAQF
- a CDS encoding VanZ family protein; amino-acid sequence: MRLLLILALLIVYGSLYPLEFFTPSDFSLRLDKLFNFNFLNSGISDGFANVLLFIPFGLALRFYYSARSIKTLIILCLMSFIFAYSIQICQLWTPSRIPYGGDAIWNLIGSILGVFTFSAFKLNFFSDIKNKWNRDIFLLLAGCLILVDLQPFIPTFDIGFIKENIKGLVFFSDISFLAVIKESLFYFILLNLMQRASLLQMNLLKLAGVLISLVMLQIGIVDSGIDVHVFIGVIMAFLLFVVTRHSLQLDAFIFMILAFIVFNALGSLEYRASVSFNWTPFKPALSGNTLVNIFALLEKSLFYFLYFYLANKASKNRLRSVLSLSLIVFVLEVIQTQIKGATPDITEILVVLVMAWLAWKVNMLDPLFAAQIINKQQSAGLWLNAKDTRIKYFFICLLMAVLAQFVFMSLPQLPYNIAELYNNGGGLAEYACLFLAGFVAVSGIVWIAKGHSVNTISNLKLPVYCAYLSLFTFLLLMLAVTRESIADINGSSNITYQLTGLRIFGEFGYQLVIFFGEQNVKNVSQIVEPFIRFAALTGPFFYFLTLFISFIYKLQTSPSLLRLITELCKSLLLLLPWFFLCKLISFDYSSTDNLNELIAREGAWGIGGGGYLYGLVILTTATIAQIIYAGNRKRVSSVLLAILVFCLSIPISWLLLKNGLIGSFVKYGYTFSGVDFLIGGSRTELLAETELIMRWAIAYSLLLLGVSGAIILAQSIILIKAGAVGTPFISKDVVQPTDAIVKQTTGMNKKLIGLTILLVSGAGAVLFIVTNGLNLSKDHELKIAWAANETNIIFDHHTHSQYSDGNLNIESLVKLANDNGCDAVAITDHTDSKRAISQNQLLDIKKARLLEPNIMVLSGAELNPPSYKGREHVNVLFSPEKESFIFPQLRELIDNKKQPLTDETLFSFLSKQNVTGMDVLGIYNHPSRKDKSENENKLDWLKWNENNQLLIGLSGAPGHQKSADIGSYQNKFKPIHRWDPVVANVGGTLDQLLDAGYDVWGAIASSDYHNEEMDYPPCGFSRIHISAPERTYVGLMLALKKGTFWASHGQFLSQFKLVAEVSENNLSLSPGESGAVQQGNIALIQVLLAREKEYIGLPMDVELITNCVTGKPEALESISVPAFSDAATALIPINQMGEDDQTCYLRSRIKIETWDGVTRVATSNHIRFLLN
- a CDS encoding TIGR03087 family PEP-CTERM/XrtA system glycosyltransferase, producing the protein MHILILAQRVPFPPNKGEKLRTFHQLEYLNRQGFTISLMAPYEDENELVYFDQLKKQYCEHVTTYKLNPKFLSLPVGFIKNQPLSVANFYHKALQNKLDALISEITFDTILCSASSLAEYVFCSSSLSKLKKKPRLIMDFMDLDSDKWRQYAEKSSFPMSYIYSREQKLLSQFEKKIADTFDDCFFITQAEIDLFKQVHSGLNNIHAIENGLDRTMFFPPENNRQVNQPIFLFAGVMDYPPNIDAVTWFVSNIWQDILKAWPEAKFFIAGMNPTEKIQQLTKHKGIEVTGFVEDIKPYFDQANIFVAPFRIARGVQNKILQAFACGLPVVATSMGAEGVRYHADEDILLADTPREYIEKISLLMRDKELYDKLSKNALDNIKNNYSWDSKLAPLKRLVAPAN